In Coriobacteriaceae bacterium, a single window of DNA contains:
- a CDS encoding transporter substrate-binding domain-containing protein, with amino-acid sequence MNTDMSRRQFVGLAGSLATVLGLGLVGCGGGAGKGSAAGSAAAKDVKGAAESKKLVVGFDKSYPPYGFVGDDGEYTGFDLDLAKAVADKQGWEVKYEAIDWDAKDTLLNSGAINCIWNGFTMEGREDDYTFSEPYMLNEQVLVVKKDAGIKSWDDLAGKTVITQTDSAAQDVLEGDQKDLAATFATLDTIGEYNTAFMQLESGAVDAVACDLSIAQYQLAAKPDAYTQLDEPLSSEHYAVGFKKGDTKSADAVTESLKALYEDGTVKDLCDKYADYGLSFDNWVLK; translated from the coding sequence ATGAACACCGATATGTCTCGTCGTCAGTTTGTTGGTCTAGCCGGCTCGCTCGCCACGGTGCTTGGCCTTGGTCTTGTCGGTTGCGGCGGTGGCGCCGGCAAGGGCTCCGCCGCTGGCTCTGCCGCGGCCAAGGATGTGAAGGGCGCTGCGGAGTCCAAGAAGCTCGTGGTGGGCTTTGATAAGTCCTATCCTCCGTATGGTTTTGTGGGCGACGATGGCGAGTACACCGGCTTTGATCTCGATTTGGCCAAGGCTGTTGCCGATAAGCAGGGCTGGGAGGTCAAATACGAGGCCATCGACTGGGATGCCAAGGATACGCTGCTCAACTCGGGCGCCATCAACTGTATCTGGAACGGCTTTACCATGGAGGGCCGCGAGGACGACTACACGTTCTCCGAGCCGTACATGCTCAACGAGCAGGTGCTGGTGGTAAAGAAGGATGCAGGCATCAAGAGCTGGGACGATCTTGCCGGCAAGACCGTGATTACCCAGACTGATTCCGCTGCACAGGATGTGCTCGAGGGCGACCAGAAGGATTTGGCCGCGACGTTTGCCACGCTCGATACCATCGGTGAGTACAACACGGCGTTTATGCAGCTCGAGAGTGGTGCAGTCGATGCCGTCGCCTGTGACCTCTCGATTGCCCAGTATCAGCTTGCCGCCAAGCCCGATGCCTATACACAGCTTGATGAGCCGCTGTCCAGCGAGCACTACGCCGTCGGCTTTAAGAAGGGCGACACCAAGTCGGCCGATGCCGTGACCGAGTCGCTCAAGGCACTCTATGAGGACGGCACGGTCAAGGACCTGTGTGATAAATATGCAGATTACGGTCTATCCTTCGACAACTGGGTTTTGAAATAA
- a CDS encoding amino acid ABC transporter permease, translating into MSIQVMMQMLGQGFLVSLQLFVLTLLGSIPLGIPVAFMRMSKVAPLRWIARIYISVMRGTPLMLQMFAIYFAPYYVFGISLTPDSKWTACVVAFIINYAGYFAEIYRSGLQSIPRGQYEAAEVLGYSRTQTFLYIVMPQVAKRILPAMGNEIITLVKDTSLAFAIGVGEMFSTAKALVASQVSMVPFAIAALIYWVFNFVVEMLLGAAEKKLDYYHD; encoded by the coding sequence ATGTCTATCCAAGTCATGATGCAGATGCTTGGCCAGGGATTCTTGGTCAGTTTGCAGCTGTTTGTGCTGACGCTGCTCGGGTCGATTCCCCTGGGAATTCCCGTGGCGTTTATGCGCATGAGCAAGGTCGCGCCGCTGCGCTGGATTGCGCGCATCTACATTTCGGTCATGCGCGGTACGCCGCTCATGCTGCAGATGTTTGCCATCTACTTTGCCCCGTATTACGTGTTCGGCATCTCGCTCACGCCCGATTCCAAATGGACGGCGTGCGTTGTGGCGTTCATCATCAACTACGCCGGCTACTTTGCCGAGATCTATCGCTCGGGCTTGCAGTCGATTCCGCGCGGTCAATATGAGGCCGCCGAGGTGCTGGGCTATTCGCGCACGCAGACGTTTCTGTATATCGTGATGCCGCAGGTCGCCAAGCGTATTCTGCCGGCGATGGGCAACGAGATCATCACGCTGGTCAAGGACACGTCGCTGGCGTTTGCCATTGGCGTGGGTGAGATGTTCTCGACCGCCAAGGCGCTGGTTGCCTCGCAGGTGAGCATGGTGCCGTTTGCGATTGCGGCGCTGATCTACTGGGTCTTTAACTTTGTGGTCGAGATGCTGCTGGGCGCCGCCGAGAAAAAATTGGATTACTACCATGATTAA